From the Corynebacterium zhongnanshanii genome, the window TGCTGGCACCGTACGTCGTGGGTGTGGCGCTGGTGGGACTACTGGAGTCCCTGCTCACCGCGAAACTGGTGGATGACATCACGGACGTTCACTCCGATAAGACCCGTGAATCCTACGGGCAGGGCGTGGGAAATATCTTGTCTGCCCTGATCGGCGGCATTGGTGTGTGCGCCATGATCGGCCAGACCATGATTAACGTCAAGAGCGCTCAGGCGCGCACGCGTCTGTCCACGTTCATGGGTGGAGTATTCCTCCTCGTCCTCATTCTCCTGCTTGGCGACACCGTCGGCCGGATTCCCATGGCCGCCCTCGTGGCCGTCATGATCATCGTTGCAGGAACCACCATCAACTGGCATTCGATCGCGCCGACCACTCTGAAGCAGATGCCGCTGTCCGAAACGCTGGTGATGCTGATCACCGTGGCGGCGACGTTGCTGACGGACAATCTGGCCATCGGGGTGTTCTGTGGTGTGCTCACCGCTATGGTGGCGTTCGCCCGTCGGATTGCACACCTCGTGACGGTGGAGAGACGCGTGGATGAGGGTGAGCCCGGCGTCGTTACTTATGAAGTCACGGGGCAGCTCTTTTTCGCATCATCGAACGACCTGGTGTACTCCTTCGAGTACGCCGAGGACCAGCTCAGCGGCGTGGATCAGGTGATTATTGATTTGACCATGGCAGAGATTTGGGATGCGTCTACCGTGGCGACGCTGGATAGCGTGCATAGAAAATACGCTCAGCGAGACCTGAGCGTAGAGATGAAGGGACTCGACGGGGAGTCCCAACGCCGTCTGGATCTGCTGAGCGGAAAGCTAGGGGAGTAGGGGCGCCCGGTGGCGTGGGGAGTGTCTAGATGCTGGACACCGCGTCCTCACCGTCGATGAACTCCAGTGGGCTCTGGGATGGAAACTCATCGCGGCCCACCAGCTCGGTCACCACGTCGGCTACGAGCTCACGGGAGGTCTTCACCTGAGATTCCTCCGGAAGAGCATCCTTGTTCAGAGGCTGTGGCAGGACGGTGATGCCTGCAGCGTCCTCATCTGTCAAGGTTGCAGGACCCAGGATGAAGTAGGGCAGCGAGGTTTCGGCCAGGCGAAGGTCCACAGCCTTCTTGGACTCCACGTAGGCGTACCAGGATTCGGAGGATTCCTCAGCCGTGTTCGTGGTGGCGCCGAGGTAAGAAATCATGAAGTACCGCGGTACGTGGCGGCCCTCGGACTGGAGCTTCTCCAAGGCCTCGATGGTGGCGAGGGCGCCGTCGCGGTCAACGGCCCAGGTGACGTCCGCGCCACCGCGGCCACCGTTGCCGGCTCCCCAGATAACATCATCGAAGGACGTCAGGAGGTCAGCCCATTCCTCTACGCTGAGCTTGGTGATGTCAGCCAGCACAACCTCGCCGCCGACTTCGTTGATGTCGGCGGTGTAGTCAGGATTGCGCACGAGGGAGTGAACCTCGTGGCCCTGCGCAGAGAGTTTCTTGGTGGACAGCAGTCCAATCTTTCCGTGGCCACCGATGTACAGAACCTTCTTCGTTGATGTAGTCATATTTTCGACTGTACCGACGGATTAGTTGACGTGCCACCTATTTTTGAGGGGATGAGTGTTGATGCCGTTCGCGTAAGCCCGCTGCCAGCAAGAGCAGCGAACCGCAGGCAATGAACGCGATGACCTGAACCACGCCACCCAGCACCGAAAGATCCCAGAAGATCAACTTCAGGAATGCAACCACGATGACCCCGAGGCCAGTCGAGGTGACACCGCGATGCAGAACCACAATTCCTAGCACAATCCACAGAAGCGAAATGACGGTGTGTGCCAGCATGAAGCTCATGTGACCGTTGTGGACCAGCTGAAACAGCGCTGGAATGCACGCGGAACTCGTAACGAGTGCGACAAAGCCAGCCATGATGGGCGCGGGCTGGTTCAAGGTGATGAGGCTCTTCCAGTGAACCGCCGCATAGGCCAACGCCACTGAGGTGGCCACCAGAACAACGGGCGCGGCCGGGAGTAGCGTGTCTTCGTAGTGGAACCACGAGGCGAGTGCGTGTGGGTAGGCAGTGATCACCACAGCGATGAGGCAATACACCACCAGGGCATGCGGAACCCTAGCTCGAACAGCGACAAGAACCGAGGTGAGGGCCGCCACTCCCACTCCGGACAGGATGGACAGCGGACTGGTGAACGGCTGAGAGTAAAAGTTCACCACCAGTGCCGTAGCCAAGCCGCCCAGGTTCATGGCCAGCGCCAGAGACACGCATCGCTCATGTGCCTGCGGGCTATTGACGGCGATCATGGTGATCGCGGTGGAAAAAGTAGAGGCAACCAGCGCATAGATCACTGCCGCCAGAGGTTCCTCGAGCACCAGGAGAGCTACCGGTGTGACCGTGATAGCGATTGTGGTGAATGCGCTGTCCCGTGCAGGCAATTCCTCCGAGCGGAACGCCAGAACGGTGAGAATAATCAACGCCAAGGAGCCCAGAACAAAGAGAGTTGGCACGCTGGACAGTGCCAGGACCATGCCGGCCACGTACACAATCGTGGCCGTGATATTCAGATTTTTCCATGCGTGACCCCACCGAGCGGCAAAGCCGATCAGCGCGCTGAGCGCCACCGATGCTGAAAAGTACATACTCTGCGGCACCGTGAAGTGCCCCTCGGCCAGAACCATGAGGGCAATGGGAACGATAAAGATCGGCGATAGAGCTGTGACGATGACCGCGAGAGTCTCGTGCTTCCACACAAACGCCAACGCAGTACCGAGGGCGCAGATCCCGCTGATGAGAACCGCACCCACTTCGGGTGTCAGCCACTCAATGCCGTACACAGCAATCCACACATCGACCAGGCCACCCATCACGCCGACGATGACAAGGCTCGGCGCCAGAACATCCGGCATCTTGCGGGCGTGCGTCACCACGCCCGCAGCGATGAAAGCAGCGCACAGAACTCCCGCGAGACACACCATCATCTGCGGAGTGATGAACCCGGACGCCAAGGCAAGGGCTGCGCAAAAGACCAGACCGATGATGGTGATGATGGACCCGAAGATCGCCAGAATACGAGTGGTGTTGAACTCTATGCTCCGGCGAGGAAAACGATGGCCGACTGCGCCGGTGGTGCTCGATGGCTGCACAGACGCACCGGCAGGCGGCCTGTGGAACACAGAGCCCCCGCCTCCTGGTGTGCGGCGAGAGGGGAGAGAGGTGGGCGTCGAAGAATGGGATTGAGGAAACGCCGGAAGTCCCCGCGGCGGGCGCGCGATGGATTGAGCGGGTTCGCTGGGTGCAGCTGCGGGCTGCGGCGTAACGGACACGGGCTGCGGTGTGACAGTTGCGGGTTGAGGTTCAGCAGCCGCAGACTGATCGGCAGCGAGCGTGGACTGAGCACGGATAAAGCGATCAATGCGAACGGCTAGTTGTGACTGGGCCGTGCTGTTGGCCTTGAGAATCCTGCTGATGTCTCGAAGTATCTGATCGGTTGTGGCAGTGGTCGTGGATTCACTAGTGTTCATGTGTCCCCCTTAGACACGACGCGTGTGAAATAGTTTTGAGAGGGATCATAGCTGAATCGCTGGAGAAATGACCAGGGGTAATTTGTTTAGAGTAGGCAGGGGTGCTACACTATCGGCACTACCGTTCAAGATCTGTTCGAGATTCGACTGAAAATATCGATACAGCTCTTGACTGCAAAGTGGAGTTTCTCCCACCTCGTGACCACCACCGGACAGTCGGATTGGACTTGGGCTCAGGTAAACCATGCATATTCGTGCGCATGTCGCCATGGATGGCGAGTCATCGCAGAAAGCATCGTGCATGGGGGGATTCATTACTTTTCAGAAAAGCGGTAACACATGTAACCACTGCTACTGAGGAGTTCACATTAGCGCTGAAGCTCGCATCAACGACCGAATCCGAGTCCCTGAGGTCCGACTCGTCGGTCCAGGCGGAGAACAGGTTGGCATCGTCAAGACCGACGACGCACGCAAGCTGGCCTATGAAGCAGACCTCGATCTTGTTGAGGTCGCCCCGAACGCAAAGCCGCCCGTGGCGAAGATCATGGACTACGGCAAGTTCAAATACGAGCAGGCTCAAAAGGCCCGCGAGTCTCGTAAGAACCAGCAGCAGACTGTGGTGAAGGAGCAGAAGTTCCGCCCGAAGATTGACGACCACGACTACGAAACCAAGAAGAACAACGTAGTGCGGTTCCTCGATAAGGGCTCCAAGGTCAAGGTCACCATCATGTTCCGCGGACGTGAGCAATCCCGTCCCGAGCTGGGCTTCCGTCTGCTGGAGCGCCTCGCCAACGACGTGCAAGAACACGGCGTTGTGGAGACCCGCGCCAAGCAAGACGGCCGCAACATGACGATGGTTCTTGGCCCAGTCCGCAAGGGCAAGAAGTAAGTAGTTCCGATCAGATCTCTGGTCACCACTCGACTAATTAATTGAGGATTTCACCAACATGAAGCAGAAGACTCACAAGGGCACCGCTAAGCGCGTGAAGATCACCGGCTCCGGTAAACTGCGCCGCGAGCAGGCTAACCGCCGTCACTTGCTGGAGGGCAAGCCTTCCCGTCGTACTCGTCGTCTGAAGGGCACCGAGGATGTAGCCCCTGCGGACACCAAGCGCATCAAGCGTCTGCTGGGTAAGGCTTAATCGCCTCTTCACTAGACCCCAGTAAAGAAACTGCCCCACTAGAACCACACAACTAAGTAAAGGACGTATCACCGTGGCACGTGTCAAGCGCTCAGTGAACGCTAAGAAGAAGCGTCGCGAAGTACTCAACTCCGCAAAGGGCTACCGTGGTCAGCGCTCCCGCCTGTACCGCAAGGCTAAGGAGCAGATGCTCCACTCCAAGACCTACGAGTTCCGCGACCGTCGCGCTCGTAAGGGCGACTTCCGCAAGCTGTGGATCCAGCGCATCAACGCAGGTGCACGCCAGAACGGCATCACCTACAACCGCCTGATCCAGGGTCTGCGCCTGGCCGAGATCGAGGTTGACCGCAAGATCCTGGCTGAGTTGGCTGTCAACGACTTCGACGCATTCACCGCTCTGTGCGACGCTGCCAAGGCAGCTCTGCCAGAGGACGTGAACGCTCCAGCTGCCCAGTAAGAGTCAGCGAGGAATACACCCCGCCTCGGGTCGGCATTTCGTGCCGTCCGACGCGGGGTTTCGTGCATCATGGGCTCGGTATGGAACGAACCACATGTCCAGTACAGTAGAGAGCATGTCTGAGACAGAGCTGTTCACGGAGCGAACACCACGAGTGGTGAAAGCCGCAAAGCTTCACCGCGCCGCAGCCCGCAGAAAAATGGGGGCCTTCCTGGCGGAAGGGGAGAACTCGGTAGAAGCCGCCGTAGCCACCGGCTCCGCCACCGATCTCTTTCTCACCGAAGCCGCAGCCGAGCGCTTCGAGCCCATCGTGCGCAGCGCGAAGTACCTCAACATCTACACTCATTTCATCACTGAGCGTGCCGCGAAGCACCTCTCGGATACCGTGCACACCACTGGCATTTTCGCCGTGTGCAAGCCTGTGTTGTGGAGCGTGGACAAGGCCTTGGCGGGTCGGCCGCAGCTCGTCAGCGTTCCCGTTGAAACCAATGATCCCGGAAACGCCGGCACGCTCATCCGCGTCGCCGACGCGATGGGTGCCGATGCCTGCATTTTTGCCGGTGAGTCAGTCGATCCGCAATCTCCCAAGGCTGTGCGTTCCACTGCTGGATCCCTGTTCCATCTGCCCGTCGCGCGCCACACCGGCATCAAGGACGTCCTGGGCCGCCTGCGGGCGCATGGTCTGCAGATTGTGGCCACGTCGGCCGATGGGGAGGTGAGCCTCGACCACGCCGGCGATCTGTTGTCCAAGCCCACCGCATGGCTGTTCGGCAACGAAGCCCATGGGCTCGGTGAGGAACTTCTTGCAGAGGCAGACGTGCGCGTGCGCATCCCCATCCGGGGACGGGCGGAATCGCTGAACCTCGCGACGGCGGCGTCGATATGTCTCTATGAATCCGCGAAGGCCTTGAGTTCGGGCGACGACGGCGACGATCATGCCGCCTTGGACCCCCTCGTCTGAGCGTCTGTGATGCCCAGCGGGTATGATTATTTCGTTAATAATGTCCTAACGCCTATGTGCCAGATGAGGAGCCCACTAACGTGTCTGAATCAGTGACTGATTCCGGAGATGCTCACGACGTCGAGTTGACCGAAGCCAGCCTAAATGCCGCCGCTGAACAGGCCGAACAGGCGTTTTCCGCCGCTGAGGATTTGGATCAGCTGGCCACGGCTCGGCGCAAACACCTGGGTGATGAGGCTCCCATCCCCGCTGCTCGTCGACGCCTCGGCTCACTGCCGAAAGACCAGCGTAAAGATGCAGGCCGCATAGTTAACATGGCTCGTGGGCGCGTGGAGAAGGCCTACGCGGTGGCCAAGGAAGCTCTGGAGATTAAGCGCAACGAGGAAGTGCTCAAGGCCGAGCGCATCGACGTGACGCAGCCAACCACGCGCGGTCAGGTGGGCGCGCAGCACCCCATCACGATCTTGTCCGAGCAGATCGCGGACATTTTCGTGGGCATGGGCTGGGAGATTGCCGATGGCCCTGAGGTGGAGGCGGAATACTTCAACTTCGACTCTCTGAACTTCATCCCGGACCACCCGGCGCGTACGCTGCAGGACACGTTCCACATCGCGCCCGCGGGTTCCTCGCAGGTGCTGCGCACGCACACTTCGCCGGTGCAGATGCGCACGATGCTGGACCGCGAGGTTCCCATCTACATCGCCTGCCCGGGCCGCGTGTTCCGCACTGACGAGTTGGATGCCACGCACACTCCCGTGTTCCACCAGGTGGAAGGGCTGGCCGTGGACAAGGGCCTGACGATGGCTCATCTCAAGGGCACGCTGGATCACCTGGCAAAGACGCTGTTCGGGCCGGAGACCAAGACGCGCATCCGTCCGAACTACTTCCCGTTCACGGAGCCTTCTGCGGAGGTGGACGTGTGGTTCCCGAACAAGAAGGGAGGCGCAGGATGGATCGAGTGGGGCGGCTGCGGCATGGTGAACCCCAATGTGCTGACCGCGGCGGGCATTGACCCCGATGAGTACCAGGGCTTTGCCTTCGGAATGGGCATCGAGCGCACCCTGCAATTCCGTAATGGTTTGCCGGACATGCGTGACATGGTGGAGGGAGATGTTCGTTTCACTCTTCCCTTTGGTGTCCGAGGATAGTCCTAGGCGAACGTAGATCTTCGCAGGGTAAAAGAAAAGGAATTAAGAACAACATGCTGATTTCCCAGTCTTGGCTGACCAGGATCCTGCAGACCGCAAACCCTGGATGGTCTGTGTCGAGCGAGGAGTTCGATGCTGGCTTCGTGAAGGTAGGTTTCGAGACGGAGGGCTACGAGGCGCTCCCGGAAACCACCGGCGTGCTGTGCATCGGCCGCGTGGAGAGCATCGAGGAGCTGGAGGGCTTTAAGAAGCCGATCCGCTACTGCGATGTGAACGTGGGGCAGGCCAATGGTACGGGCGAGCTGCAGCACATCATTTGCGGTGCCCGGAACTTTGGCGAGGGCGATAACGTTGTCGTGGTGCTTCCAGGCAGTGTATTGCCGGGCAATTTCGAGATTTCTGCGCGCAAAACCTATGGGAAGATCTCCGAGGGAATGATGTGCTCCGCCGCCGAGCTGGGCCTGACGCAGCAGTCCGCCGGGATTATTACCATTTCCGACGCCGAGCTTGCGGACCACGGGCTGTCCGTCGGTGATGACGCTCGTGGGATTCTGGGGCTGGATGACACCGTGTTTGATGTCAACATCACGCCGGACCGCGGCTACGCGTTGAGCGCTCGCGGTCTGGCCCGCGAGCTGGGCTCCAGCTTCGCGTTGCAGTTCCGCGATCCTGCGACGGATCCGTCGGCGGCGGCACTCAGTAACGATCTGTTTGCGGGTCTGCCGGGTACCGACGGAGAGATCTACGATGTGTCCGTGGACGACAACACCGGGTGCTCCGTGTTCGGTATGCGCAAGGTGGTGGGGATCGACCCAACGGCCGAGTCTCCACTGTGGATGCAGCGTGAGCTGATGCTGTGTGGTCAGCGTCCGGTCAATGCTGCGACCGACGTGACGAACTATGTGATGTTCCTGCTGGGCCAGCCGATGCATGCCTTCGACGCGGCGAAGGTTCAGGGCGGATTGCACGTGCGCCGCGCTGAGGCGGGGGAGAAGCTCACCACTTTGGATGGGGTGGAACGCACCCTGGATGCCGAAGACGTGGTGATCTGCGATGATAATGGCATCCAGTCCATGGCGGGCGTGATGGGCGGCTCCACGTCCGAGATCTCGGATGAGACCGTGGACGTCCTGTTCGAGGCGGCGCACTGGGATCAGATCACGGTGGCGCGCACGTGCCGCCGGCACAAGTTGTCCTCGGAGGCGTCTCGCCGCTTCGAGCGCGGCACGGACCCGCAGGTCATTAATGAGGCACTGGACTTTGCCGTCGCCCTTCTGGCACAGATTGCCGGCGGTGAGGTTGTGGAAGGCCGCACGGTGGTGGGATCTGCGCCAGAGATGCCGCAGATCCTGATGCACACCTCCCGCCCGGGCCGCACCGCCGGCATGGTGTACCCGGATGGAACCACTATTTCTCGCCTCCGCGAGGTGGGCTGTACCGTTCGCGAGACCGGCCACCGCGATGGCCTGGGTGCGCGTGAGATCGAGGTGACCCCACCATCCTGGCGTCCAGATCTGACGATGCCGGCTGACCTGGTGGAAGAGGTTCTGCGCTTGCAGGGCCTGGAGGATATCCCGTCGATTGTTCCTACTGCGCCGGCTGGACGTGGCTACACCCCACGTCAGCGTATGCGTCGCAGCGTCAACCACGCGCTGGCGTGGGCGGGCTATGCGGAGATTCTTCCTACTCCGTTTATCGCCAACGATGTGTTCGACGTGTGGGGCTTGGAGGACGAGGACCCGCGTCGTGTTGCCGTGAAGGTGTTGAACCCGCTGGAGGCGGATTACGCAACCATCGGTACCACTTTGCTTCCGTCCATGATTGATTCTTTGCGCCGCAATGTGACGCGTGGTCAGCGCGATGTGGCGCTGTACGGCGTGGAGCAGGTATCCCGTCCAACTCAGGCGGAGCAGAAGTCTCCGATGCTCTCGGTTACGCAGCGGCCAGAGGATGAGGAGCTGCGCTCCCTGCTGGAGTCCCTGCCGGAGCAGCCGTTGCACGTTGCGATGATTGCCTCGGGTCAGCGCCAACTGCAGGGTACGTGGGGTTCCGCGGTGCCGTTTGAGGCTGCCGATGCCATTGAGGCGGCACGCGTGGTGGGACGCGCTGCGGGCGTGGAGTTTAGCTTCCGTAACGCGGAGTACCTGCCGTGGCACCCAGGACGCTGCGCGGAGATCCTGGTGGGAGATACCGTGGTGGGCCATGCCGGTGAGCTGCATCCTCAGGTGTGTGAGCGCGCGCAGATCCCTGCCCGTACCGTAGCGATGGAGCTGAACGCGGATCTGCTGCCACTGGAGGAGAAGTTCCCCCGTCCGGTGCTGTCCAGCTTCCCGGCGGTGCTGCAGGATCTGGCGGTTGTGGTGGATGCATCCACGCCGGCGCAGGATGTGGAGGATGCCCTCCGTGAGGGCGCCGGGGAGCTCCTGGAGGAGATTCGCCTGTTCGACGTGTACCAGTCGGAGGTCGTGGGTGCCGACAAGCGCTCGTTGACGTTCAGCATGCGCTTCCGCGCCGTGGACCGGACGTTGACGGAGGAAGAAGCTTCGGAAGCACGCGAGTCTGCTCTGGCGGAGGCGTCTCGTCGCGTGGGCGCGGTGCAGCGCGCATAAGGCAGCGCGCATAGCGCCGTCTCGCGCGGACTCTCCCGCTACCCCGCAATGAATAATTCTCATTATATTGCATAATTTGCAATGCGGAGGATCGTCGGGCATGATGGGGGCATGCTCACTATCGCGATTGCCGGTGCCACAGGATATGCAGGCGGAGAAGCCCTCCGCCTGCTGTTGAATCACCCAGGCTACACCAAAGATTTCCAGATCGGTCCCCTGACTGGAGCGTCTAACGCGGGTGCCCGCTTTGGTGATCTGGTCCCCAGCCTTCCGCCACTGGCAGAGCGAGTAGTAGAAAACACCACGCCCGAGGTGCTCGCCACCGCGGACGTTGCCATCCTCGCCCTGCCGCATGGCGTATCCGCCGCATTGGCCGCGGAGCTGCCCGAGTCCGTGAAGGTCATCGACTGCGGTGCTGATTTCCGCTTGAAGAGCCAGGCGGACTGGGAGAAGTACTACGGTACCGAATACGCGGGCCACGAAACTTATGGCATCCCGGAAATGCCTGGCCATCGAGAGGCTATCAAGACTTCCCGCTTCGTGGCCGCCCCTGGCTGTTTCCCCACCGGAGCCACCCTTGCGGCACTGCCCGGCATCCACGCTGGGGTGATGGAACCACAGGTAAGCGTGGTGTCCGTCACGGGAGTGAGCGGCGCAGGAAAGAAGGCTGCCGTCAACCTACTGGGCGCAGAAACGATGGGTAACCTCCGGGCCTACGGCGTGGGCACGCATCGCCATACCCCGGAGATCACGCAGAACCTCGCGGAGGTCGCACCCGCAGAAAACACGGACGTGCACGTCACCTTCACCCCGGTCCTCGCACCGCTTACGCGCGGCATTCTCACCACCGTGACGGCCAGGACCCAGGCATCCGCCCAGGAAGTACGTGCCGCCTATGAGGCCTTCTGCGCAGACGAACCGTTCCTGCACCTGCTGCCGGAAGGCCAGCAGCCAGAAACCAAGAACGTGGTGGGGTCCAACATGGTGCACCTCCAGGTCACGGTGAATGACGGGATGATCGTCGCCACCAGCGCCATTGATAATTTGACGAAGGGCACCGCCGGTGCCGTTGTGCAGTGTCTCAACCTCATGATGGGGTGGGACGAGACCGCGGGTCTGCCGCAGACAGGAATGTAAGAAACGATGAGCGACCTCCACAGTGAGCAGTCCACGGCCACGCAGCCACGTCCTGTGGGCGTGACCGTTCCCCAGGGCTTTTCCGTTGCCTCTACCACGGCGCACATCAAGCCGTCGGGCAAGCCGGATATGGCCCTGTTGCGCAACGACGGCCCGGATTTTCATGCTGCGGCGATGTTTACCCGCAACAAGGTCACGGCAAGCCCGGTGCGCCTGACCCAGTCCCACCACAATGGGCAGTTCAAGGCCGTGATTGTCAATGCCGGCAACGCCAATGCGTGCAATGGCGCCCAGGGAGATAAGGACGCAGCCACCACCGCGAACCACGTGGCCCAGGCGTTGGGCATTGATACCGAGGACGTCGCCGTGTGCTCCACCGGGCTGATCGGTGATGTTCTTCCCATGGACAAGGTCCTCGCCGGCGTGGACGCGCTGGTGCCGCAGCTGTCCTCCGATGTCGAGGCCGGAGGCCCCGCCGCCGAGGCGATCATGACCACCGATACGGTCTCCAAGCAGGCCGTCTACCGGGGCGATGGCTGGTCGATTGGTGCCATGGGCAAGGGGGTGGGCATGCTCGCCCCGTCCCTGGCCACCATGTTGGTCTTTATTACCACCGACGCCAAGCTTGCCTCCCCCGAGGCTGCACAGAAAGCCTTGAGTGCCTCTACTGCCACCACGTTTGATTGCGTGGATGTGGACGGCTCCACGTCCACCAACGATACGGTGCTGTTGCTCGCCTCGGGCGCGTCCGGTGTGACTCCCGATGAGGAGGAGTTCCAGCGCGCGATTCACCAGGTGTGCCTGGATATCGCGATGCAGCTGCAGGCGGACGCGGAAGGTGTGACCAAGCGCGTGTCCATCACGGTGGAGGGAGCGGCCACCGACGCGGAGGCCAAGGAGGCCGCCCGGGTGATCGGCCGCGACAACCTCTTTAAGTGCGCGATGTTTGGAAGCGATCCGAACTGGGGCCGCGTGCTGGCCGCTGTGGGCATGGCCCCGGTGGAGATGGAGGCGGAGAAGATCAGCGTGTCCTTCAACGGCTCGCCGGTCTGCATCAATTCCACGGGTGCTCCGAATGCTCGAGAGGTGGATCTCACGGGCACGGACATCGCGGTGACCGTGGACCTAGGCACAGGCAAGGGCGGAACCGCCACTGTGTGGACCACGGACCTGTCCTATGCCTACGTGGAAATTAACTCGGAATACTCCACATAAAAAGAGCTGGATATACCGTCATAAAAAGCGTCAACGACCGACCGCACCCGTCCTTAATTTTTAAGTGAGAGCAATGGCTAATAACTTTTCAGCCCTTCCCGACATCACCAATCTCACCCCGGAGATGCGCAGCCATGTGCTGGCAGAGGCCCTGCCGTGGCTGTTGCATTTCCAGGGAAAAATCGTGGTGGTGAAATACGGCGGCAACGCCATGATCGACGACGAGCTGCGCCGAGCCTTCGCCGCCGACATGGTGTTCCTGCGCGCCGTGGGCGCCCGCCCCGTGGTCGTTCACGGTGGAGGCCCACAGATCAATCAGATGCTGGACGCCGTGGGACTGGAATCCGAGTTCAAGGGCGGTTTTCGCGTCACCACGCCCGAGGTGATGGAGTACGTCCGCATGGTGCTGTTCGGCAAGGTCGGCCGCGAGCTTGTGGGGCTTATCAACGAGCACGGTCCCTATGCGGTGGGAACCTCCGGTGAAGATGCCGGGCTGTTCACGGCAGAGAAGCGTTTCGGCGTCGTTGATGGGGAAGAGGT encodes:
- the argC gene encoding N-acetyl-gamma-glutamyl-phosphate reductase; translated protein: MLTIAIAGATGYAGGEALRLLLNHPGYTKDFQIGPLTGASNAGARFGDLVPSLPPLAERVVENTTPEVLATADVAILALPHGVSAALAAELPESVKVIDCGADFRLKSQADWEKYYGTEYAGHETYGIPEMPGHREAIKTSRFVAAPGCFPTGATLAALPGIHAGVMEPQVSVVSVTGVSGAGKKAAVNLLGAETMGNLRAYGVGTHRHTPEITQNLAEVAPAENTDVHVTFTPVLAPLTRGILTTVTARTQASAQEVRAAYEAFCADEPFLHLLPEGQQPETKNVVGSNMVHLQVTVNDGMIVATSAIDNLTKGTAGAVVQCLNLMMGWDETAGLPQTGM
- the argJ gene encoding bifunctional glutamate N-acetyltransferase/amino-acid acetyltransferase ArgJ; protein product: MSDLHSEQSTATQPRPVGVTVPQGFSVASTTAHIKPSGKPDMALLRNDGPDFHAAAMFTRNKVTASPVRLTQSHHNGQFKAVIVNAGNANACNGAQGDKDAATTANHVAQALGIDTEDVAVCSTGLIGDVLPMDKVLAGVDALVPQLSSDVEAGGPAAEAIMTTDTVSKQAVYRGDGWSIGAMGKGVGMLAPSLATMLVFITTDAKLASPEAAQKALSASTATTFDCVDVDGSTSTNDTVLLLASGASGVTPDEEEFQRAIHQVCLDIAMQLQADAEGVTKRVSITVEGAATDAEAKEAARVIGRDNLFKCAMFGSDPNWGRVLAAVGMAPVEMEAEKISVSFNGSPVCINSTGAPNAREVDLTGTDIAVTVDLGTGKGGTATVWTTDLSYAYVEINSEYST
- the argB gene encoding acetylglutamate kinase, with product MANNFSALPDITNLTPEMRSHVLAEALPWLLHFQGKIVVVKYGGNAMIDDELRRAFAADMVFLRAVGARPVVVHGGGPQINQMLDAVGLESEFKGGFRVTTPEVMEYVRMVLFGKVGRELVGLINEHGPYAVGTSGEDAGLFTAEKRFGVVDGEEVDLGRVGSIAHVQADSLMDLIEAGRIPVVSTVAPDINGDIYNINADTAAGALASALGAERLVMLTNVQGLYTDWPNQDSLVSRIDPQALSDILPTLDSGMIPKMEACLNALRTGVKAAHVIDGRIAHSVLLELMTSGGIGTMVVEDDWEGVHA